In the Afipia sp. GAS231 genome, CGGCGGTGACGCGTGCGTCGCGCGCCTTGTTGCCGACGACGTCAAACAGGATCGCCGGATCCGGCACTTCGTAATTGATGGTCGGCGGAATCCGCTGATGCTCCAGCGTCAATAGCGAGAATACCGCCTCGACCGCACCGGCGGCCGAGATCGTATGCCCGACCATCGACTTGTTCGACGACACCGGAATCTTCTTCAGGTGCTCGCCGAACACGACCGCTGTCGTGTTGTACTCCATCTTGTCGTTTTCGGGTGTCGCGGTGCCGTGCGCGTTGATGTGGTCGATCTGCTCCGGCTCGAGGCCGGCATCGGCCAGCGTCTTGCGCATGCAGCCGATGATCGGCTTGCCGTCCGGGCTGGAGCGGGTGCGGTGGAACGAGTCGGTCAGCTCGCCGCAGCCGGCGACGACGCCGAGAATGGTGGCGCCGCGCGCCATCGCGGATTCATAGCTCTCGAGCACCATCGCGCCGGCGCCCTCGGCCATGACGAAACCGTCGCGATTCTTCGAGAACGGCTTTGAGGCGGCCTGCGGCGGGGCGTTCTGCGTCGACAGCGCCGACAACAGCGAGAAGCGCACCAAGGCTTCCGGATTGACCGAACCGTCGGTGCCGACGCACAGCGCGGCGTCGGCCTCGCCGCGGCGGATCGCCTCGACACCGAGCTGGATCGCGGTGGCGCCGGAAGCGCAGGCGGTCGACAGCGAGATCGGCGAGCCCTTGGTGCCGAAGGTCTCGGCGAGGTGACTGGCTATCGAACCGAACATGAAGCGGCGGTGATATTGGCCGAACTCGCCGCCGCCGCTGATGCGCAGAACGTCGCCAAAATCGAATTTAGTCATTCCGGTCGCACGCCCGATCTCGAGCCGCTGCGGCCATTCGACCTCGACCGGGGCGACCGCAAGAAACAGCGGCCCGGGAAAATCCGCTTTTGATCCGATGGCAGCCTGTTCGAGCGCTTCCTCGGTCGCGATCTCGGCGAGGCGCTCGGTGAGACCGGTTGAAGTGGCGGGATCGACGGTGATGAAATCGACGGTGCCGGCCATGGTGGTCTTCAGCCCATCGACCGGAAACCGCGTCACGGTGCGGATCCCGGACTCGCCCGCGGTCAGCCGGGTCCAGTTGTCCTGCTTGCCGGCGCCGAGCGACGTCACCACGCCCATGCCGGTAACGACGACGATCGGCCTGCCGAGTTTATCGCGTGGTGCTGACATGGTTTCCCCGTCGATGTTGCGTCGGCGCCTGCGCGCCGAATTTCCAACAGCGCGCTTGCGCGCCGTATTTTCAAGAGTGCGTCTGCGCTCGCTTATGTGATCGCTTCCACCAGCGCCATGCCTTCGCCCTGCCAGTGACCGGTCCCCATCACAACAATCTGGGTCGGCGCATCCGACTTTTCAACCTCGAGGCCGGTCGGGTCGTTGGGCGGAAACAGGGCGCCGCGCGAAATCGAAAGTGCGGCCAGTGCGAGCCCAAGCGGAAACTGGGCTTCCAGCGTGTGGCCGAACATTGTCCCGGTCGCGCGCACCGCAAATCCCGGACGCTTCGCCAGGAACGCCTTTTCTTCCGAGGTCACCGGTTCCGCGCCGGTGGCTCCGGTGATCAGGTTGCCGTTGTCGGTGAGCACGCCGAGCTTCGGCCACATCGCTTCCAGCGATTGGGTCACCGCGCCCGGCTGCTTGCGCTGCGCGAGGTCGGCGACCACCTTCGTCAACTTGGCATAAGGCCTGGCGCCACGCGCTTCCGCGTGCTCACGAGATTCCAGCACCAGGAAACAGCCGGCGGAACCGAGCGCGAAGCCGCTGTTGTTCTCGCGTGCCCATACCGGCGCGAAGTCTCCGGTCAGGTTGAAGTCGCCGAATTCGTAAAGCACCAGCAGATCGGAACGCTCGCCATTATGCGCGGCGCCGACCAGCGCGATGTCGCTCTGGCCGGATTCTATTCTGGCGAGCGCAATCCGCGCCGCGTCGATCGAGGAGGCTTCCTCGCCCATGAAGGTCCGCGACGTGCCGCAGACGCCATGGACGATGGCGATGTTGCCGGCGAGCAGGTTGGAGAGCTGGGCCAGGAACAGCGTCGGCCGCAGATCGTTCATCAGCCGCTCGTTGAGAAAGCCGGGCCCGGAATTGCCGTTGGCGTCGGCATTCATGATTGCGATATCGACCGCGAGGTCGCGTTCGCCGCCGCCGGCGGCGACGATCATGTCGGTGCGGCCGAGGATTTCCGTGTTGCCCTTGATCCCCGCCGAATCCAGCGCCAGCCCCGCGGCATAGGTGCCGATGCGCTGCCAGGCTTCCATCTGGCGCTGATCGCCCTTTTTCGGAATCTGGGCGTCGAACGAAACCGGAGCGAGCGGATGCACGATGTAGGGCGCGAAGCGCTTCGCTTCGGTATTGATCCGCTTCTGGTTCAGCGCATCCCAATGCGCGTCGAGCCCTTCGCCGAGCGAGGACACGATGCCGATGCCGGTGATCCAGACTTCCTTAGGCGACGGGGAATTGAACTCAGTCATGCATTATCGCCTGCAGGGGAAAGCCGATCTTGGTGGCCATCGCGTCCATGTGCACGCGCAGGTCAGGATGCGGGAAGGCGACGACACCGAACGTGATCGTGGCCTCGGACCTCAATTTGCCGCCGACGCGCACCTTGGCGGAGGTGATGGCATAGCCCGAGCCGTCGTGGACGAGGCTGGCCTCGATGTTCAGGAGATCGCCGGGGCTGACGAAGCCGCGCATCTTGGCTTCCTTGATCGAAGCAAGAAACGGCATGCGCTCGAACTTCGTCAGGGCAATCAGCAGCCAGCCGGACGTCTGCGCCATCGCCTCCGTCAGCAGCACGCCGGGCATGATCGGGTAGCCCGGGAAGTGCCCCTCGAAGATGGTGTGCTTCTCCGGAACCTGTGCCTCGACCGTAATCGTCTTCGCGTCGAGGTTGAGGTCGACGATACGGTCGATCAGCTTGAAATAATCGAGGTCCATGGAAGGCGATTACGCGCCCGTTCCTGCGTTCTTGGCGGCGACCAGTTCGTCGATGCGGTCCGCGAGATTCTGCAGCACGAAATACTGTTCAGTCGTGGCCTTGCCGTCGTTGACTTCCTGAGTCCACTTTTCGAGCGGCATCTTGATGCCGAACGCCTTGTCGATCGCAAAGGCGATGTCCAGGAAGTCGAGGCTGTCGATCCCGAGATCGTCGATCGCGTGGCTCTCGGGCTTGATCGTGTCGCGGGGAATGTCGCAGGTCTCGGCGATAATGTTGGCGATCTGATCGTATGTAGAGGACATCATTAAGCCTTTGATATATTGGAGATAATCCGGATTGGCAGGAGGAGGCGGGCGCACGCCCCGGAATGCGCTGTTTTCCCGGCCGGAGTCGAGAGCCCGTATATCGGAGCGGGGCGCTGAGTTCAATGGAGGCGGCCGGGCCTGGTGGCAACGGATTTGCTGGAAAAATGGCCGTTTCCGTGGTTAGCGGCCGCTCGGCATCTCGGAAATGCGGGCGCAGTCGCGCCGGCCCATCAGGACGCAGTCCTGGGTTCGGCGCAGGTCGGCGATGCTCATGGCGAGCCAGATGCCGATCGCGGTCAGCGCGATCGTGAACGCCAGGGCCGCGACATTGGCGAGCATGCGATGGCGGAAGTCATCAGGCTCTTCGCGGGGACGCTCGTAACGGGACAGGTCGTTCGCAGCCGGCAGGGCGCGGGGCGGGGCGGACTCTTGGCGGCCGGGCGGATGGGCCGAGGTGCGCGGCCGGAATTTGAGCACGACGTGCTCGTCATCCCCTGGTATCGGCCGCTGGGTTTTCACTATCATCGTCGGTCCGCGACAAATCGATGTCCTTTTTAGCACCGCCTGCGCTGCTTCCAAGATCAAATCTTGGCGTGCATGACTGTCGCGCCGGCCTTGCAACGCCAAGCCCTGCCAATGCCTAGTCCGGCAAAGTCTCGTGGAACCGGCCGTAATCGACCCGCAGCCGGCCGTCCTCCGCGGTGTCGAGGATTTCCGCATAGCGGTGCCCGATGCGGATGTCGGGATAGTCATAGGTTTTGCGGGCATGAACGGTTTGCGCTGCAACCACGTCGTATCCGGACACCACTACCACCAGTGCGATGTTGTTGGCTTCGAGATCCTCGGCACTGAAGCCATATAGCGGGCTGGCCTCGTCGATGACGTGAAACAGGGTCCAGCTCAGCGCCAGCGCCGGGCTTTCGTTGCGCGATAGCGGCAGTTCGTAGAACCGGCGAAGCGACTGGCCTTCCTTGCTGACGATATTCTTGAACAGCCAGAGCCTGGCGGTGGCGTTGCTGATGATGTTGTGGCGCTCGTTGGCGAGGCGGATCATCAGCGTCCGCTCGCCCTCATGATCCGATATCACCGGATTCTCGGCGAACAGCAGCCGGGCGCTCGGCCGCGAGAAGCGGGCAAACACCAGCCCGGTCATGACCGACATCGAGAAGATGCCCGTAAACAGTTCGACGGTGGCGACGAAATGGCCGTAATGGGTTTGCGGATGCATGTCGCCATAGCCGGCGGTCGAGAGCGTTTCGATGCTGAAATAGAGATAGTCGATGTAGGCGCCGCCGGGGACGTTGGAGATCGGCTGATCGCCGATCCAGTAGAAGAACGCGAAGAAGGCGTTGAAGGCGACGAATACCGTCGCGGCGCCGGCGATAAAGGCCGGCCAGGAGGCCGTCATGCAGCGGTGGCTGATGTCGGCCCAGAAATTCAGATTCAAACCTTCGGTAATGACCTCGCGGCCGCCAAGCCGCACCACCCGGGCGTTTGCCGTTCGTTCATGTTGGCTTTTGGCCATCGTTCAGGTCTCTCGCAGTCATGGGTAGCCATTTTACCGGCCGCGCCATCATGGCATAGTGGAACCCGTTTCAGAGCGGTTTTTGCCGGTCCCACATAGAAGGTTCAAGTCATGGCCAATACGCGCGAGCCCCTCCTCAAGCCGATCCCGATCCTGTCGCTGCGCCCGACCCAGATGACGGTCGGAATGCGCGAGGTGAAGGAAAAGCGCAAGCGCTGGCGCGAGAAAGGGTCGGCCAAGAAGCAGGCCAAGATGCTCGGCACGCACATGATCCCGGTCGTGCACGGGCCCGACGACCACTATTATGTGGTTGATCACCATCATCTGGCGCGCGCGCTGCACGACGAAGGTGTCCAGGATATCCTGGTGACCGTGATCGGCGACCTCACCATGGTCGATCGCGAGGCGTTCTGGGGCGTGATGGACAACAAGCGATGGGTCTATCCCTACGATGCCAAGGGCGAACGCTGCCATTTCAAGCAGATTCCGAAATCGGTAGCCGACCTCAAGGACGATCCGTTCCGCAGCCTCGCCGGCGAACTGCGCCGCGCCGGCGGATTCGCCAAGGACACCACCCCGTTCAGCGAATTCCTGTGGGCGGATTTCCTGCGCCGCAAGCTGTCGCGCAAGAGCGTGGACGAGAACTTCGCGAAGTCGATCGAAAAAGGTCTTGCCTACGTCAAGAGCAAGGACGCGATCTATCTGCCCGGCTGGTGCGGACCGGCGACGGACGATTGACGGACGTGACGCCGCCCGCGTCCTGCCGGGACGAAAGTGCTGATCAGAATCCTGCCGATTTGGGAGGGCGTTTTGCATAAGTTGCAGCGATTGGCGCGCGCGTTGGGCGCGATTGGATTTCTTTACGCTTTCTGCGGCCTCGGGACGCAGTCGGCTTACGCCGATGGCTCCGTATCATCCCTGGGCATGGGCTACGGCGCGATCGACGCAGCCGCGTTTGCGAGGTTCCTGAACGTCGTTCAGCAGTATAACGCGTCGGGCGAACGCTTTCGCATCGACGGCCACTGTCAATCTGCCTGCACCATGTTCCTTTCGATACGCAATGTCTGCGTCACGCCGGGTGCAACGCTGTTGTTTCACGCCGGCGGGTCCATGCGAAAGGGCATTATCAACCCGGCCACCACGCAGCAAATGCTCAGCACTTATAACGCTGCCTTGCGCCAGTATGTCACCGACAACCATCTCATGGATACGTTCGCCTTTCATCCGATTCCAGGTAGCCAAATCATCAGGCGCTTCGGCTACCGGGCCTGCCGGTAGGAAGAGCTACGGTGACGGTGCATGATCGTCCAGGCCTGCCTTAACGGCGCCCGTCCAAACGACTATCACCCGAAGCTGCCGGTCACGGCCGAAGCCATGGCCCTCGACGGCGCTGGCTGTATCGCCGCCGGCGCCGCCGAACTCCACATCCACCCGCGTGGGTTCGACGGACGCGAGAATTTGGCGGCGGTCGACGAGACGATACGCGCCGTGCGGGCGAGATGCCCGGGAACGCTTGTCGGGGTTTCGACGGGCGCGTGGATCGAAGGCGATGAAAAGCGGACGCGAGACTGCATCGCGGCCTGGCGGGAGTTGCCCGACTACGCCTCCGTTAATCTGTCCGAGGCAGATGCTCCGGCCATCATCGCGTTGCTGGACGGCATCGGCGTCGGCGTCGAAGCAGGGCTGGCGACGGTCGCCGATGCGGAGCGATTTGTCGCGATCCCGAATTGCCGTCGGGCGTTCCGTATCCTCATTGAAATCGAGGAACAGGCGTTCGAAAAGGCCGACGAGATCGCGGATGGGATCGCGCGGGTCCTGGAGCGTGCGCAGCTGAGACGACAGATTCTCCTGCACGGGTTCGACACGACCGTTTGGCATTGCGTCGAGCGCGCACGCCGACAGCGCTGGTCCACACGCGTTGGACTGGAAGATGGGTGTCGTCTCGCGAATG is a window encoding:
- a CDS encoding beta-ketoacyl-ACP synthase, with the protein product MSAPRDKLGRPIVVVTGMGVVTSLGAGKQDNWTRLTAGESGIRTVTRFPVDGLKTTMAGTVDFITVDPATSTGLTERLAEIATEEALEQAAIGSKADFPGPLFLAVAPVEVEWPQRLEIGRATGMTKFDFGDVLRISGGGEFGQYHRRFMFGSIASHLAETFGTKGSPISLSTACASGATAIQLGVEAIRRGEADAALCVGTDGSVNPEALVRFSLLSALSTQNAPPQAASKPFSKNRDGFVMAEGAGAMVLESYESAMARGATILGVVAGCGELTDSFHRTRSSPDGKPIIGCMRKTLADAGLEPEQIDHINAHGTATPENDKMEYNTTAVVFGEHLKKIPVSSNKSMVGHTISAAGAVEAVFSLLTLEHQRIPPTINYEVPDPAILFDVVGNKARDARVTAVMSNSFGFGGQNASLILTREPV
- a CDS encoding beta-ketoacyl-ACP synthase; this encodes MTEFNSPSPKEVWITGIGIVSSLGEGLDAHWDALNQKRINTEAKRFAPYIVHPLAPVSFDAQIPKKGDQRQMEAWQRIGTYAAGLALDSAGIKGNTEILGRTDMIVAAGGGERDLAVDIAIMNADANGNSGPGFLNERLMNDLRPTLFLAQLSNLLAGNIAIVHGVCGTSRTFMGEEASSIDAARIALARIESGQSDIALVGAAHNGERSDLLVLYEFGDFNLTGDFAPVWARENNSGFALGSAGCFLVLESREHAEARGARPYAKLTKVVADLAQRKQPGAVTQSLEAMWPKLGVLTDNGNLITGATGAEPVTSEEKAFLAKRPGFAVRATGTMFGHTLEAQFPLGLALAALSISRGALFPPNDPTGLEVEKSDAPTQIVVMGTGHWQGEGMALVEAIT
- a CDS encoding 3-hydroxyacyl-ACP dehydratase FabZ family protein — protein: MDLDYFKLIDRIVDLNLDAKTITVEAQVPEKHTIFEGHFPGYPIMPGVLLTEAMAQTSGWLLIALTKFERMPFLASIKEAKMRGFVSPGDLLNIEASLVHDGSGYAITSAKVRVGGKLRSEATITFGVVAFPHPDLRVHMDAMATKIGFPLQAIMHD
- a CDS encoding acyl carrier protein, which encodes MSSTYDQIANIIAETCDIPRDTIKPESHAIDDLGIDSLDFLDIAFAIDKAFGIKMPLEKWTQEVNDGKATTEQYFVLQNLADRIDELVAAKNAGTGA
- a CDS encoding ion channel, whose protein sequence is MAKSQHERTANARVVRLGGREVITEGLNLNFWADISHRCMTASWPAFIAGAATVFVAFNAFFAFFYWIGDQPISNVPGGAYIDYLYFSIETLSTAGYGDMHPQTHYGHFVATVELFTGIFSMSVMTGLVFARFSRPSARLLFAENPVISDHEGERTLMIRLANERHNIISNATARLWLFKNIVSKEGQSLRRFYELPLSRNESPALALSWTLFHVIDEASPLYGFSAEDLEANNIALVVVVSGYDVVAAQTVHARKTYDYPDIRIGHRYAEILDTAEDGRLRVDYGRFHETLPD
- a CDS encoding ParB-like protein — protein: MANTREPLLKPIPILSLRPTQMTVGMREVKEKRKRWREKGSAKKQAKMLGTHMIPVVHGPDDHYYVVDHHHLARALHDEGVQDILVTVIGDLTMVDREAFWGVMDNKRWVYPYDAKGERCHFKQIPKSVADLKDDPFRSLAGELRRAGGFAKDTTPFSEFLWADFLRRKLSRKSVDENFAKSIEKGLAYVKSKDAIYLPGWCGPATDD
- a CDS encoding 3-keto-5-aminohexanoate cleavage protein, whose amino-acid sequence is MIVQACLNGARPNDYHPKLPVTAEAMALDGAGCIAAGAAELHIHPRGFDGRENLAAVDETIRAVRARCPGTLVGVSTGAWIEGDEKRTRDCIAAWRELPDYASVNLSEADAPAIIALLDGIGVGVEAGLATVADAERFVAIPNCRRAFRILIEIEEQAFEKADEIADGIARVLERAQLRRQILLHGFDTTVWHCVERARRQRWSTRVGLEDGCRLANGEIAGGNADLVSDALKMFRLAQH